A window of the Butyricimonas faecalis genome harbors these coding sequences:
- a CDS encoding type 1 glutamine amidotransferase family protein, with amino-acid sequence MDKKEIIFVLLNNFADWEGAYIATSLNMGVKPGSPIKYKVKTLSLSKEPITSIGGFRVLPDYDISDLPDDHVGLILIGGMNWFLPEAQPIAPLVEKAIAENKLVAGICNASVYLGMHGFLNHVKHTSNTLEYLKQNAGAQYTGEANYINDPAVRDNNIVTANGNAPLEFCREILYQLDAATPEIIEETYSFYKNEL; translated from the coding sequence ATGGATAAAAAAGAAATAATTTTTGTACTACTAAACAATTTCGCAGACTGGGAAGGAGCTTATATCGCCACCAGCCTAAATATGGGTGTCAAACCGGGAAGTCCAATCAAATACAAGGTGAAAACGTTGTCTTTATCAAAAGAACCTATTACCTCAATAGGTGGATTCAGAGTTTTGCCGGACTACGATATCAGCGACCTGCCAGATGACCATGTTGGGCTAATACTAATCGGAGGAATGAACTGGTTTTTGCCTGAGGCACAACCCATCGCGCCACTAGTGGAAAAGGCCATCGCGGAAAACAAACTGGTTGCCGGAATCTGCAACGCATCCGTATACCTTGGAATGCATGGCTTTCTCAATCATGTAAAACATACAAGCAACACACTGGAGTACTTAAAGCAAAATGCAGGTGCACAGTATACGGGTGAAGCCAATTACATAAATGATCCAGCCGTAAGAGACAACAACATCGTAACTGCTAACGGCAATGCTCCTTTGGAATTTTGTCGTGAAATTCTATACCAGTTGGATGCCGCAACACCGGAAATCATAGAAGAAACTTATTCATTTTACAAAAATGAACTTTAA
- a CDS encoding hybrid sensor histidine kinase/response regulator codes for MQRPFKFTKLKLITGYILILLLGAIAIIFIYKQTIALTQKGSDEIVIQQKLFIISNTLTKLYEAENTGIAFSQTGAQKNFDTYMKLIEKIRDNMDTLKNLSISSEQNLRIDTINTLLSKRIKNLKDLYYVKKYYIPEDFYHKTIEKIGTIKDSTDVIPDLREKIITVIDSNYIIRERKGLFRTKRDSILKVDTTLHRIVDTLSMVTTSNNTDTLMNVIRDSWKQYQQQKEEINAEVSRRESIVIQSGQHITERLKRVLKELEKEELESTMIRLEQQQITTHHLTRTISWIAIIACVLVVFFVVLIINDITQSQRYRRELEAAKTYTERLLHNREKLMLTVTHDIKSPLSSIIGYIELLNNTQLEERQHYFLKNMKGSAEHILHLANNMLDFSKLESNKMEVNTVPYNPERLLQEITDSFLPLAAQKGLKLKSDISNTLNGLYLGDSMKVRQIVVNILSNAIKYTREGNISLSAFVPDTKDDQFIIAIKDSGPGMTEEEQKLIFKEFTRLNPQHNNGAEGTGLGLTITLQLVHLLDGELTLESKKGEGSTFTVKLPLIKASAQEPQPVAPSSSTPVIHEGMKAFIVDDDTLQLTVTTELLQKVGIQCDTCTRPQEVLSRLEKGNYNMVLSDIQMPGMDGFELVQQIRKSVNQQIKNIPVIALSARDDMHEKEYQEAGFSAYLNKPYTPEQLYSRVNNLLGCAITTKQPTTQMSDKNAPYNLDMIMVFADNDKDTANQIIGSFLTDCKTNFQLLAKHLEAHETEQIAKLAHKMLPMFKQLSINKVIPSLLFLEKMPLDTEENKIRENIEKILQEGNNILQLLEKETRQ; via the coding sequence ATGCAAAGACCGTTCAAATTTACCAAGCTCAAACTAATCACAGGATATATCCTAATTCTCTTGTTAGGAGCGATTGCCATTATCTTTATCTACAAACAAACGATTGCCTTAACCCAGAAAGGGAGCGATGAAATCGTCATACAACAAAAATTATTCATCATAAGCAACACGCTCACCAAACTATACGAGGCAGAAAATACCGGGATCGCTTTCTCCCAAACGGGGGCACAAAAGAATTTTGACACGTACATGAAATTGATAGAAAAAATTAGGGACAACATGGATACCCTAAAAAATCTATCTATAAGCTCGGAACAAAATTTACGAATAGACACGATAAATACACTTTTAAGCAAACGCATCAAGAATCTAAAAGATTTATATTACGTCAAGAAATACTATATACCCGAGGATTTTTACCACAAGACCATCGAAAAAATAGGAACCATCAAGGATTCGACAGATGTCATTCCCGATCTCCGGGAAAAGATCATTACCGTCATTGACAGCAACTACATCATCCGGGAAAGAAAAGGATTATTCAGAACGAAAAGAGATTCTATTCTAAAAGTCGACACGACCCTCCATCGCATTGTTGACACGCTCAGCATGGTCACGACAAGCAACAACACGGATACATTGATGAACGTGATTCGGGATTCATGGAAACAGTACCAGCAACAAAAAGAAGAAATTAATGCAGAAGTTTCCCGACGAGAAAGTATCGTTATCCAGAGTGGCCAACACATCACGGAGCGTCTCAAACGAGTATTGAAAGAACTGGAAAAAGAAGAACTGGAAAGCACGATGATCCGCTTGGAACAACAGCAAATCACAACGCATCATCTCACCCGAACAATATCTTGGATCGCGATCATCGCTTGTGTACTGGTGGTATTCTTCGTTGTCCTCATTATCAACGACATCACACAAAGCCAACGCTACAGGCGGGAATTGGAAGCAGCAAAAACATATACGGAACGTTTACTACATAACCGGGAGAAATTAATGCTGACTGTCACTCACGATATAAAATCCCCCCTGAGTTCCATCATCGGGTACATAGAACTGTTAAATAACACCCAACTAGAAGAGCGACAGCATTATTTCCTTAAAAACATGAAAGGATCTGCCGAACATATCCTGCATCTTGCTAACAATATGCTTGATTTCTCCAAACTAGAGTCGAACAAAATGGAAGTCAACACGGTTCCATACAATCCGGAACGCCTATTGCAAGAGATCACGGATAGTTTCCTTCCTCTAGCAGCACAAAAGGGCCTGAAATTGAAAAGCGATATTAGCAACACCCTGAACGGGCTCTATCTTGGAGATTCCATGAAAGTTCGACAAATCGTGGTAAATATCCTATCGAACGCCATAAAATACACCCGAGAAGGAAATATCTCTTTGTCTGCCTTTGTCCCCGATACAAAAGACGATCAATTTATTATCGCGATCAAAGACTCCGGTCCGGGAATGACGGAAGAAGAGCAAAAGCTGATATTTAAAGAATTTACCCGTCTAAACCCACAACACAACAACGGGGCGGAAGGAACAGGCCTTGGCTTAACCATCACGCTACAACTCGTGCATCTACTCGACGGGGAATTAACCCTCGAAAGTAAAAAAGGAGAGGGAAGTACCTTCACGGTCAAACTCCCGTTGATAAAAGCCTCGGCACAAGAACCCCAGCCTGTAGCCCCATCCTCTTCAACCCCAGTTATACATGAAGGCATGAAAGCCTTTATCGTGGATGACGACACGCTTCAATTAACCGTCACGACAGAACTACTCCAAAAAGTAGGGATTCAATGCGACACGTGTACGCGTCCGCAAGAAGTGCTATCCCGGTTGGAAAAAGGAAACTACAACATGGTTCTATCCGACATTCAGATGCCGGGAATGGACGGTTTTGAACTTGTACAACAAATCCGTAAATCCGTAAATCAACAAATAAAAAACATTCCGGTAATTGCATTGTCTGCCCGTGACGATATGCACGAAAAAGAGTATCAAGAAGCCGGCTTCTCGGCTTATCTAAATAAACCGTACACCCCGGAACAACTTTACAGCAGGGTAAACAACCTGTTAGGATGTGCCATAACAACAAAGCAACCGACAACACAGATGTCGGATAAAAACGCTCCTTACAACTTAGACATGATCATGGTCTTTGCCGATAATGACAAAGATACAGCAAACCAAATTATCGGGTCTTTTCTAACGGATTGCAAGACCAATTTCCAGTTATTGGCCAAGCATCTGGAAGCACATGAAACGGAACAAATTGCCAAATTAGCACACAAAATGCTACCCATGTTCAAGCAACTCTCGATCAACAAGGTAATTCCTTCTCTACTTTTTCTGGAAAAAATGCCATTGGATACAGAAGAAAATAAAATAAGAGAGAATATTGAAAAGATCTTGCAAGAGGGGAACAATATCCTCCAATTACTGGAAAAAGAAACACGTCAATAA
- a CDS encoding sigma-54-dependent transcriptional regulator: MAKILIVDDDTTFCIMLRKWLEKRGFEVDAAFSYKEAVKQLDKAGFDLVLTDLRLPDKDGIDLLRVIKEKMPKTQVLLMTGYADIQTAVTAIKLGAFDYVAKPVIPDEILKKLQEALKLEAEPVAKSVPAKAKPTSFSYIKGVSEGADRQYEYIHLVGPTMMTVLINGESGTGKEYIARLIHSMSNRKDGPFVAVDCGAIPKDLAASEFFGHIKGSFTGAVTDKQGYFVTASGGTIFLDEIGNLPYDVQVQLLRALEERKVHPVGGNVDIPFDVRIISATNENLKEAVASGRFREDLYHRLNEFSIQALPLRERKEDILIFANHFLDKANEELGKQVAGFDEEVMRIFRTYSWPGNLREMRNIVKRATLLCMGSLISKACLPPELEQKPVEAEKTSTTRREMEIELIKDAMRKCRNNKSEAARMLQIDRKTLYNKLKSFGLEDL, from the coding sequence ATGGCAAAGATTTTAATCGTGGATGATGATACAACATTTTGTATCATGCTGAGAAAATGGTTGGAAAAACGTGGATTTGAGGTAGATGCTGCTTTTTCCTATAAAGAGGCTGTAAAACAATTAGATAAAGCAGGATTTGATCTTGTGTTGACGGATTTGCGTTTGCCGGATAAAGACGGGATCGATTTGCTTCGGGTGATCAAGGAAAAAATGCCGAAAACGCAGGTGCTTCTGATGACAGGGTATGCCGATATACAGACCGCGGTCACGGCGATTAAATTGGGCGCTTTTGATTACGTGGCCAAGCCTGTCATTCCGGATGAGATTCTTAAAAAGTTGCAGGAAGCTTTAAAGTTGGAGGCTGAGCCTGTTGCCAAGTCTGTTCCTGCAAAAGCAAAGCCGACGAGTTTTTCTTATATAAAAGGAGTGAGTGAAGGTGCCGATCGGCAATATGAATATATTCATCTGGTAGGGCCTACCATGATGACAGTTTTGATTAACGGGGAGAGTGGTACGGGTAAGGAGTATATCGCTCGTTTGATACACTCGATGAGTAACCGAAAAGACGGGCCTTTCGTGGCAGTAGATTGTGGTGCGATACCGAAAGATCTTGCCGCAAGCGAATTTTTCGGACATATTAAAGGTTCTTTCACGGGTGCCGTTACCGATAAGCAGGGCTATTTCGTGACCGCATCGGGAGGAACTATTTTCTTGGATGAGATCGGTAATTTGCCTTATGACGTGCAAGTCCAGCTATTGCGTGCGCTTGAAGAACGTAAGGTACATCCCGTGGGAGGGAATGTTGATATCCCTTTTGACGTGCGTATTATCTCGGCCACAAATGAAAATTTGAAAGAAGCGGTTGCGAGTGGTCGTTTCCGGGAGGATTTGTATCATCGCTTGAATGAATTTTCTATTCAGGCTTTGCCGCTTCGAGAGAGGAAAGAGGACATTTTGATTTTTGCCAACCATTTCTTGGATAAAGCGAACGAGGAGTTGGGAAAGCAGGTGGCCGGGTTTGATGAGGAGGTGATGCGTATTTTTAGAACTTATTCGTGGCCGGGTAACTTGCGGGAAATGCGTAATATTGTGAAACGGGCAACGTTGTTGTGTATGGGGAGTCTGATTTCCAAAGCCTGTTTGCCCCCGGAGTTGGAGCAAAAGCCCGTGGAAGCTGAAAAGACATCCACTACACGGCGGGAGATGGAAATCGAACTGATCAAAGATGCCATGCGGAAATGCCGGAACAACAAGAGCGAGGCTGCCCGTATGCTCCAGATAGACAGGAAAACATTGTATAATAAATTGAAAAGTTTCGGTCTGGAGGATCTATAA
- the argH gene encoding argininosuccinate lyase: MKLWDKGYDIDGFTESFTIGKDRELDVMLAGVDVIGSLAHLKMLHAVGLVNEEEYKSLQRALVDVHGMVERGEFVIEEGIEDVHSQIELLLVRKCGDAGKKIHTGRSRNDQVLLDLKLFAREAIFETLEYVERLFGLLIRRAEEDKDVLIPGYTHLQVAMPSSFGLWFSAYAESLADDLLALKAAYDMVNTNPLGSGAGYGSSIALNRQMTTDLLGFAGLAYNVVYAQMQRGKMEKNVLFGLAAVATTLGRLAADVCLFACGNFGFVLLPDKYTTGSSIMPHKKNPDIFELIRAKCNHLQSLPMQMAMICTNLTSGYFRDMQLTKELFLPAFRELNDSLFMAHLVLQEMEVKQDVLRDPRYAYIFSVEDVNERVMAGIPFREAYRDIGMQIQEGRYRDRHREIHHTHEGSMGNLCLAEIRDKFEQRVAAWDIATVREAVKDLLGNR; encoded by the coding sequence ATGAAGCTTTGGGATAAAGGATATGATATAGATGGTTTTACGGAATCATTTACGATAGGAAAAGACCGGGAGCTGGATGTTATGCTGGCCGGGGTTGACGTTATTGGGAGTTTGGCTCACTTGAAAATGTTACATGCCGTGGGTTTGGTAAACGAGGAGGAATATAAATCTTTGCAGCGTGCTTTGGTTGATGTTCACGGGATGGTGGAAAGAGGTGAGTTCGTGATAGAGGAGGGGATTGAAGATGTGCATTCTCAGATCGAGTTGTTGTTGGTGCGGAAATGCGGGGATGCAGGGAAAAAGATTCACACGGGGCGTTCTAGGAATGATCAGGTTTTGCTTGATTTGAAGTTGTTTGCCCGGGAGGCGATATTCGAAACACTGGAGTATGTGGAACGTTTGTTTGGCTTGTTGATTCGGCGGGCAGAAGAGGATAAAGACGTGTTGATTCCCGGTTACACACATTTGCAAGTGGCCATGCCTTCTTCTTTTGGCTTGTGGTTCAGTGCTTATGCCGAATCATTGGCTGACGATTTGTTGGCGTTGAAGGCGGCTTACGATATGGTGAATACGAATCCTCTTGGTTCCGGGGCGGGGTATGGTTCATCGATAGCCTTGAACCGACAGATGACGACCGATTTGCTCGGCTTTGCAGGTTTGGCTTATAACGTGGTTTATGCCCAGATGCAAAGGGGGAAGATGGAAAAGAATGTGTTGTTTGGATTGGCTGCCGTGGCGACTACTTTGGGGCGTTTGGCTGCTGATGTTTGTCTGTTTGCCTGTGGTAATTTCGGGTTTGTACTTTTACCGGATAAGTACACGACGGGGTCCAGCATCATGCCGCACAAGAAGAATCCAGATATATTCGAGTTGATCCGGGCGAAGTGTAATCATTTGCAATCGCTTCCCATGCAAATGGCTATGATTTGTACGAACTTGACTTCCGGATATTTCCGGGATATGCAATTAACCAAGGAGTTGTTTTTACCCGCTTTTCGAGAGTTGAATGATTCCCTTTTTATGGCTCATCTGGTGTTGCAGGAGATGGAGGTGAAACAGGATGTTTTACGAGATCCCCGCTATGCTTATATTTTTTCCGTGGAGGATGTGAATGAACGCGTGATGGCCGGAATCCCGTTTCGGGAGGCTTACCGAGATATTGGCATGCAAATTCAAGAGGGACGTTATCGGGATAGGCATCGGGAGATTCATCATACACATGAAGGAAGTATGGGTAATCTTTGTTTGGCGGAGATTAGAGATAAGTTTGAGCAGAGAGTAGCTGCCTGGGACATAGCCACGGTTCGAGAGGCGGTGAAAGATCTGCTGGGGAACAGGTAA
- a CDS encoding M20 family metallo-hydrolase, whose amino-acid sequence MDASGAIELLKQIISIPSFSKEEAGVADLIADVLTRYRFDVRRKGNNVWSRSKNFDEAKPTLLLDAHLDTVRPNGGWDTDPFTPIVKEGKLFGLGSNDTGGSLVSMLAVFVESASVSLPCNLVFLASAEEENTGSNGIQSVFPELGQIDFAFVGEPTGMRPAIAEKGLMVLDCCARGKAGHAAREEGVNAIYEAMEDIHWFRTYQFEKVSELLGPVKMSVTGIEAGTLHNVVPATCRFMVDIRVNELYTNQEIFDTIRNHVKCDVIPRSFSLNSSSISPSHPVVKRCVELGLSPYGSPTTSNQAVIPCPSLKIGPGDSARSHTANEYICLEEVREGIELFKCMIRDFEL is encoded by the coding sequence ATGGATGCGAGTGGGGCAATAGAGCTTTTAAAACAAATTATATCCATCCCCTCTTTCAGTAAGGAGGAGGCCGGGGTGGCTGATTTGATTGCCGATGTGTTGACAAGATATAGGTTCGACGTGCGTCGCAAAGGTAATAACGTGTGGAGTCGTTCAAAGAATTTCGATGAAGCGAAGCCAACGTTATTACTCGATGCACATTTGGATACCGTGCGCCCTAACGGGGGATGGGACACTGATCCTTTTACACCGATTGTGAAGGAGGGAAAGTTGTTCGGTTTGGGAAGTAATGACACGGGAGGAAGTCTTGTTTCGATGCTGGCTGTTTTTGTCGAATCGGCATCCGTGAGTTTGCCGTGTAACCTGGTGTTTTTGGCTTCTGCAGAAGAGGAGAACACGGGAAGTAACGGGATTCAAAGCGTGTTCCCGGAACTTGGGCAGATTGATTTTGCTTTTGTGGGTGAACCCACGGGGATGCGTCCGGCGATAGCGGAGAAGGGGTTGATGGTGTTGGATTGTTGTGCCCGGGGAAAAGCGGGGCACGCCGCAAGAGAGGAAGGGGTGAATGCGATTTATGAGGCAATGGAAGATATACATTGGTTTCGTACCTATCAGTTCGAGAAGGTATCGGAATTATTGGGTCCGGTGAAAATGAGCGTAACGGGGATTGAAGCGGGAACCCTGCATAACGTGGTTCCTGCAACTTGTCGTTTTATGGTAGATATACGGGTAAATGAACTTTACACAAATCAGGAAATATTTGATACGATCCGTAATCACGTGAAATGCGATGTGATCCCTCGCTCTTTTTCACTGAATTCGTCTTCCATTTCGCCTTCTCATCCGGTGGTGAAGCGGTGTGTAGAGTTGGGATTATCTCCTTACGGTTCACCAACGACGTCGAATCAAGCGGTGATTCCATGTCCCTCATTGAAGATTGGACCCGGGGATAGCGCTCGTTCACACACGGCAAATGAATATATCTGCTTGGAGGAGGTGCGGGAGGGGATTGAGTTGTTTAAATGTATGATTCGAGATTTTGAATTGTAG
- the argB gene encoding acetylglutamate kinase: protein MECKVIKIGGALIEDGELQNRLCRKFASMSSPFVIVHGGGTFAGQLSERLGIPRKMIDGRRVTDRETLEVTVMVYSGWINKTLVARLQALGVNACGLSGCDLNLVQADRREGRDIDWGYVGDVRQVNMGALELLLQAGVIPVVAPITHDGKGVLLNSNADGIAAAVAETLGRCYDVELIYCFDKKGVLADVGNEDSVISCLTPSLYEEYKGNGVIHSGMIPKLDNAFKSVHNGVRVVRLIHPDDLDQPNAGTRIILEK from the coding sequence ATGGAATGTAAAGTCATAAAAATCGGGGGTGCCTTGATCGAGGATGGCGAGCTACAGAACCGGTTGTGCCGGAAGTTCGCATCGATGAGTTCCCCTTTTGTTATCGTGCATGGTGGCGGGACTTTTGCCGGACAGCTTTCGGAGCGGTTGGGGATTCCCCGCAAGATGATTGACGGGAGGCGGGTGACCGATCGGGAAACTTTGGAGGTCACGGTGATGGTTTATTCCGGATGGATCAACAAGACGCTGGTTGCTCGTTTGCAGGCTTTGGGAGTGAATGCTTGTGGGCTTTCCGGGTGCGACTTGAATCTGGTGCAGGCCGATCGACGGGAAGGACGGGATATAGACTGGGGGTACGTGGGAGATGTCCGACAGGTAAATATGGGAGCTCTCGAATTGTTGTTGCAGGCCGGGGTGATACCTGTTGTTGCGCCGATCACGCACGATGGGAAAGGTGTGTTGTTGAATTCAAATGCAGATGGTATCGCGGCAGCGGTGGCGGAGACGTTGGGGAGGTGTTATGACGTGGAATTGATTTATTGTTTTGATAAAAAGGGGGTGTTGGCGGATGTCGGGAATGAAGATTCCGTGATTTCTTGTCTTACCCCGTCGTTGTATGAAGAATATAAGGGAAACGGAGTGATTCATTCCGGTATGATTCCCAAGTTGGATAACGCTTTTAAGTCTGTTCATAACGGTGTACGGGTTGTTCGTTTGATTCATCCTGACGATCTGGATCAACCGAACGCGGGCACTCGAATAATATTGGAAAAGTAA
- a CDS encoding aspartate aminotransferase family protein: MFDVYNVLNIEPVKAENVYFWDRDGNKYLDFYGGHAVISIGHSHPHYVDLVAGQLNRIGFYSNAVKNHLQEELEQKLRALSGCTDYNLFLCNSGAEANENALKLSSFVTGRSKILAMRTAFHGRTSGAVAVTDNPIIQAPWNRGHQVTFVGLNDAEALKRELAGREYAAVIVEGIQGVGGIRVPTREFLRVAREVCDQTGTLLILDEVQSGYGRTGKFFAYQHAGIEPDLVTMAKGMGNGFPVAGVLIHESIKAEKGMLGTTFGGNHLACAAAIAVLDVIKDEQLMENADRVGSYLMEQLKVLNGVIEVRGRGLMVGVDIDIPHAIFCRRLLADQHVITGTSGKNTLRLLPPLCVTREEIDEFVARFKQVMS, from the coding sequence ATGTTTGATGTTTACAATGTATTGAATATAGAACCGGTTAAGGCGGAGAACGTCTATTTCTGGGATCGTGATGGGAATAAATACCTTGATTTTTACGGGGGACATGCTGTTATTTCCATCGGACATTCGCATCCGCATTACGTGGATTTGGTGGCGGGACAATTAAATCGTATCGGGTTTTATTCCAATGCCGTGAAGAATCATTTGCAGGAGGAGTTGGAGCAAAAGTTACGAGCGCTTTCCGGTTGCACGGATTATAATTTGTTTCTTTGTAACAGTGGGGCGGAGGCTAACGAGAATGCCCTAAAATTGTCTTCTTTTGTCACGGGGCGTTCGAAAATACTGGCGATGCGCACTGCCTTTCACGGGCGTACGAGTGGAGCGGTTGCCGTTACGGATAACCCGATAATACAGGCTCCTTGGAACCGGGGGCATCAAGTGACATTTGTCGGTTTGAATGACGCGGAGGCTTTGAAACGGGAGTTGGCCGGGAGGGAATACGCGGCCGTTATCGTGGAGGGAATTCAAGGCGTGGGGGGTATCCGGGTACCGACAAGGGAGTTTCTGCGAGTGGCTCGTGAGGTTTGTGATCAGACGGGTACGCTGTTGATTTTGGATGAAGTCCAATCGGGGTACGGGCGGACCGGGAAGTTCTTTGCCTACCAGCATGCGGGGATAGAGCCGGACTTGGTTACTATGGCTAAAGGGATGGGCAATGGATTCCCGGTGGCAGGAGTTTTGATTCACGAGTCGATCAAGGCGGAGAAGGGAATGTTGGGAACGACGTTCGGGGGAAACCACCTGGCTTGTGCGGCCGCGATTGCCGTGTTGGATGTTATTAAGGACGAGCAATTAATGGAAAATGCCGATCGTGTTGGCAGCTATCTGATGGAGCAATTAAAAGTTTTGAACGGGGTGATTGAAGTTCGGGGAAGAGGGTTGATGGTCGGGGTGGATATTGATATCCCTCATGCTATTTTTTGTCGTCGTTTGCTGGCAGATCAACACGTGATCACGGGGACTAGCGGGAAGAATACGTTGCGCTTGTTGCCCCCGTTGTGTGTTACCCGGGAGGAGATTGACGAATTTGTCGCTCGGTTTAAACAAGTAATGAGTTAA
- the argC gene encoding N-acetyl-gamma-glutamyl-phosphate reductase, protein MIRVGIAGAAGYTAGELIRVLIAHPHVELRYLQSESHRGEPVGRVHRDLIYTNLRFSDLDMMDIDVLFLCMGHGMSAQFLERHRVPASVRIIDLSHDFRLRSRAGDFVYGLPEQNRKLIQGAWHVANPGCFATAIELGLLPLAKSGLLPDRVSVFGITGATGAGQKPTEETHYSHRAQNLSVYKVFSHQHLAEIRETLSGQDECLPTDIAFVPMRGCHARGIMVNAVFTSERDLSELQHIYAACYEEHPFTVVSDEPVYLKQVVNTNYCFIHIEQQGRNVLVTSVIDNLLKGASGQAVQNMNLMFGLEETTGLNLKASYF, encoded by the coding sequence ATGATCAGAGTGGGCATTGCCGGGGCTGCCGGATATACGGCGGGGGAATTGATTCGCGTGTTAATTGCCCATCCGCACGTGGAATTACGTTATTTGCAAAGCGAGTCGCACCGGGGAGAACCTGTCGGTCGGGTTCATCGGGATTTGATTTACACGAATCTGCGATTTTCCGATTTGGACATGATGGATATTGATGTTCTCTTTCTGTGCATGGGACACGGGATGTCGGCCCAATTTTTGGAACGGCATCGGGTTCCGGCGTCCGTGAGAATCATTGATTTGAGTCATGATTTCCGGTTAAGGTCCCGTGCTGGGGATTTTGTTTACGGTTTGCCGGAGCAGAACCGGAAACTGATACAAGGGGCTTGGCACGTGGCGAATCCGGGATGTTTTGCAACGGCAATAGAGTTGGGACTGCTGCCGTTGGCGAAGAGCGGTTTGCTGCCTGACCGCGTGTCCGTCTTCGGGATTACCGGGGCGACGGGTGCGGGACAGAAACCGACGGAGGAGACGCATTATAGCCATCGGGCACAGAATCTTTCGGTCTATAAAGTTTTTTCTCACCAGCATCTGGCTGAAATACGAGAGACGTTGTCCGGGCAGGATGAATGTTTGCCGACGGATATTGCTTTTGTTCCCATGCGCGGGTGTCATGCCCGGGGGATCATGGTGAACGCGGTTTTCACGAGTGAACGGGATTTGTCGGAGTTGCAACATATATATGCAGCTTGTTACGAGGAACATCCTTTCACGGTGGTGAGTGACGAGCCGGTTTATTTGAAGCAGGTGGTGAACACGAATTATTGTTTTATTCATATCGAACAGCAGGGGCGTAACGTGTTGGTGACTTCCGTGATTGACAACCTGTTAAAGGGGGCATCCGGGCAGGCCGTGCAGAATATGAACCTGATGTTCGGACTGGAAGAAACGACGGGTTTGAATTTAAAGGCCAGTTATTTTTAA